In Ochrobactrum vermis, the following proteins share a genomic window:
- a CDS encoding PhzF family phenazine biosynthesis protein, which translates to MDVLRIAAFSQGNQGGNPAGVLIADRLPSPQDMQKIAKDVGFSETAFAAPDGDSWRVRYFAPEMEVPFCGHATIALGAALAMRMGDGRFALKLNNSDISVEGRKEGELFAASLQSPPTRQRAANDAEVEQALALFSFEKDDLAPGLAPALIHAGADHIVLPLRSREKLASMHYDMARGRILMNRQGWTTILLIYSETPKRFHSRNPFASGGVYEDPATGAATAAFAAYLRDSGWPHGGEIEVFQGEDMGSPSHLRAQIGNERGGSIRVSGTARLME; encoded by the coding sequence TTGGACGTGTTGCGTATTGCAGCCTTTTCGCAAGGCAATCAGGGTGGCAATCCCGCTGGAGTGTTGATCGCCGACCGCCTGCCCTCCCCGCAAGATATGCAGAAAATCGCAAAGGACGTCGGCTTTTCCGAAACAGCCTTTGCCGCGCCTGACGGCGATAGCTGGCGCGTTCGTTATTTTGCGCCGGAAATGGAAGTCCCGTTCTGCGGCCATGCCACCATTGCTCTCGGCGCTGCGTTGGCCATGCGTATGGGCGACGGTCGTTTCGCCCTCAAGCTCAACAATAGCGATATCAGCGTCGAAGGACGCAAGGAAGGCGAGCTGTTTGCGGCCAGCCTGCAATCGCCGCCGACGCGCCAGCGCGCCGCCAACGATGCGGAAGTGGAACAGGCGCTGGCGCTGTTCAGTTTCGAAAAGGACGACCTCGCGCCCGGCCTTGCACCGGCTCTGATCCATGCCGGGGCAGACCATATCGTGCTTCCGCTTCGCTCACGCGAAAAGCTGGCTTCGATGCATTACGACATGGCGCGCGGGCGCATCCTGATGAATCGGCAGGGCTGGACGACAATCCTGCTCATCTATTCCGAGACGCCGAAGCGCTTCCACAGCCGCAACCCGTTTGCATCGGGCGGGGTTTATGAAGACCCGGCCACAGGTGCGGCCACGGCAGCCTTTGCCGCCTATCTGCGTGACAGCGGCTGGCCGCATGGCGGCGAGATCGAGGTCTTTCAGGGTGAGGATATGGGTAGCCCATCACACCTGCGTGCGCAGATCGGCAATGAGCGCGGCGGCTCTATCCGCGTTTCCGGCACCGCACGACTGATGGAATAA
- a CDS encoding class I SAM-dependent methyltransferase, whose protein sequence is MAQNIYDRDDFFTAYSQLPRSVHGLEGAPEWPFVRSLLPDLTGRDVADLGCGFGWFCRFAREQGAASVTGYDLSENMLERARHDTRDDAVHYIQADMEELELPKSSFDLVYSSLAFHYIRDLPRLLTSIHSALRAQGRFVFTIEHPVFMAPLAPGWIEEGNGQKRWPVDHYAVEGERRTDWLAEGVIKYHRRLSTTVNALIEAGFAINRLEEWHPSPEQIAAWPALSEEMERPMLLIVSASVVDLKYVHGAAPK, encoded by the coding sequence ATGGCCCAGAATATTTATGATCGTGATGATTTCTTCACCGCTTACAGCCAGTTGCCGCGCTCGGTACATGGGCTGGAAGGCGCACCGGAATGGCCCTTTGTCCGCTCCCTTCTACCCGATCTGACCGGTCGTGATGTTGCCGATCTCGGTTGCGGTTTTGGCTGGTTTTGCCGCTTCGCCCGCGAACAGGGGGCTGCCTCAGTCACTGGCTACGATCTTTCGGAGAACATGCTCGAACGCGCCCGCCACGACACTCGGGACGACGCCGTTCACTACATCCAGGCAGACATGGAAGAACTGGAGCTGCCGAAATCCAGTTTCGATCTCGTCTATAGCTCGCTGGCCTTTCACTATATCCGCGACCTCCCGCGCCTTTTGACCTCGATCCATTCAGCGTTGCGGGCCCAAGGCCGGTTCGTATTCACGATCGAGCATCCGGTCTTCATGGCGCCGCTTGCGCCTGGCTGGATCGAAGAAGGCAATGGCCAGAAGCGCTGGCCGGTCGATCATTATGCGGTGGAAGGCGAGCGGCGAACTGACTGGCTGGCAGAGGGCGTCATCAAATATCACCGCCGTCTCAGCACGACCGTCAATGCGCTGATCGAAGCCGGATTTGCCATCAACCGGCTGGAGGAATGGCACCCGTCGCCAGAACAGATCGCGGCATGGCCGGCACTGTCGGAGGAAATGGAGCGGCCTATGCTGTTGATAGTCTCCGCTAGTGTGGTGGATTTGAAGTACGTTCACGGCGCTGCTCCTAAGTGA